Proteins encoded by one window of Nasonia vitripennis strain AsymCx chromosome 5, Nvit_psr_1.1, whole genome shotgun sequence:
- the LOC103316231 gene encoding titin-like: protein MKTILQNPMAGNKRRPGRPRKKPMDYPLPDCEFLKVSKIEPLNFEDEMMKNPPYTYPQKKKLGRPPKSDKFSKKKKHHRSKKMTTEGGNLILRTIKVEQSDSPTVELQDDAPLQRLRRSSRVSVEDIKTEPNGSPSSDRQRNGTSTRRTRKSSQISIDDIKNEIPYDQLAQDALKFQKSKAGRPTRQSYSSSQTKVPEVESIPLSERLEPIAGMSRSELLKNPMASLKKKPGRPKKNQEEPKQVYDLTKLDSLKVKLTRLPDHVKPQQQLPKLLQDRPSEFKSQETSHSVKFAPQLTVLITKTEIVKKKSNDSDSEPVPSTSKANVTGRVAKRKRGRPFKIPRIPQSVIDKLEKIIPEIKDEAKIAEVTPDTSESVEEAPVSNGNVEDQAIENSASPIIQIVDQTREYSPDIPSRDSPIVYAKEMINEIIGSLEVEIETSEPIRVEDIPLPPEKTEKVEEDQQQDNKIDLDESERVGSSASDKNDEKIDVVTVVDTPADTISTNEIP, encoded by the coding sequence ATGAAAACGATTCTGCAGAATCCGATGGCTGGCAACAAGAGACGTCCGGGTCGTCCTCGCAAGAAGCCGATGGACTATCCGTTGCCGGACTGTGAATTCCTGAAGGTCAGCAAGATAGAACCCCTGAATTTCGAGGACGAAATGATGAAGAATCCACCCTACACTTATCCCCAGAAAAAGAAGCTCGGCAGGCCCCCCAAGAGTGATAAATtctcgaagaagaagaagcatcATCGATCAAAGAAGATGACGACCGAAGGAGGTAATCTTATTTTGAGGACTATCAAGGTTGAACAAAGCGATTCACCAACTGTGGAGCTTCAAGATGATGCCCCCCTGCAAAGACTGAGAAGGTCTTCCAGAGTTTCGGTTGAAGATATTAAAACCGAGCCAAATGGATCACCGTCTTCCGATAGACAACGAAATGGTACCTCGACTCGAAGAACAAGAAAGTCCTCTCAAATTTCTATTGACGATATCAAGAATGAAATCCCCTATGATCAACTAGCGCAAGACGCTTTGAAGTTTCAGAAGAGCAAAGCCGGCCGACCGACTCGACAAAGTTACAGCAGTAGTCAGACAAAAGTTCCCGAAGTAGAATCGATTCCGTTGAGTGAACGTCTCGAGCCGATTGCTGGAATGAGTCGTTCAGAATTACTGAAGAATCCAATGGCCAGTTTGAAAAAGAAACCAGGCCGACCCAAGAAAAACCAGGAAGAACCGAAGCAGGTCTACGATTTGACTAAACTCGATTCGCTGAAGGTAAAACTTACGCGTCTTCCTGATCATGTTAAACCGCAGCAACAACTCCCAAAGCTTCTGCAAGATAGACCTTCAGAGTTTAAATCCCAAGAGACATCACATTCTGTTAAGTTTGCTCCCCAGCTTACGGTGCTTATCACAAAGACGGAAATCGTCAAGAAAAAGTCGAACGATTCTGATTCTGAACCTGTACCATCGACGTCCAAAGCCAATGTTACAGGCAGAGTGGCTAAGAGAAAACGCGGACGTCCGTTCAAAATACCTCGAATCCCCCAGTCAGTGATCGACAAGCTCGAGAAGATTATACCGGAGATAAAGGACGAAGCCAAGATCGCAGAAGTGACACCCGACACCTCTGAATCCGTTGAGGAAGCTCCAGTTTCCAACGGAAACGTCGAAGATCAAGCAATTGAAAATTCGGCTTCGCCGATTATTCAAATAGTTGATCAAACCCGGGAATATTCGCCTGATATACCTTCAAGAGATTCTCCAATCGTTTACGCGAAGGAGATGATCAATGAAATAATCGGCTCCCTGGAGGTAGAGATAGAGACCAGTGAGCCAATTCGTGTGGAGGACATACCTTTGCCTCCTGAGAAGACCGAGAAGGTCGAGGAAGATCAACAACAagataataaaattgatttggACGAATCCGAACGCGTGGGTAGCTCTGCTTCCGATAAGAATgatgaaaaaattgacgtGGTGACAGTCGTGGATACGCCAGCCGATACGATTTCAACGAATGAGATACCTTAA